A single genomic interval of Sebastes umbrosus isolate fSebUmb1 chromosome 11, fSebUmb1.pri, whole genome shotgun sequence harbors:
- the mtmr11 gene encoding myotubularin-related protein 11 isoform X2 — translation MLTGSKTTFKVRQMLPDIKERMLSQSGVNARSRDVFGLRCLPGECVLQRAVMVRKKLTAREGRGWVSGTLFCTHFRVAFVPQDSPKPDDNADPVLLGDHDVALASIEKVVVVGPNRTKLVTPNSSLKFTPEELVLYCRDLRVICFLFDRLTPDAQVIEITYTIAKTYQPPKPGSVLSFQNAALGSVEMKQFLSNRRRNTHMNWFESASDWEQELERCGATGWRVSSVNDRFEMSTSLSRSIVVPQKVLDTELKKSFAHFNEGRIPRWCWRHPRGSDLLRMASFQNNIYHEKDDIRNLEMILFGCQSSLCVVVELGEELPSPADIQLAHSRLRALCLGDISTSVSVPDDKWLSTLESTHWLDYTRACLRKASEVACLLRGGHLTVALQEADDRDMGCVVSSLVQVMCDPHCRTQHGFQSLVQKEWVMAGHRFYSRINYHRDNDKEEAPVFLLFLDCVWQLLSQYPSRFQLTDDFLLALHDSIHLPLFSSFLANCQRERCKRSQNLSQSYTPVNGWRDVLHPDSSSDPSDPPLPSVWDWSLQYSKHRRDRFTQPVPPLPPLQPLLNGNLNTNPDTHRLTDTIPGSVFLLSRGTFSCPANLLPWRSGSGSSGVYKKSHRRAPSSENVPGLERLLKAWALAEVPQGLTSSSGPQGPLDPYEPLLPLLMGPCMGLWRECYLRGALHAQIWPSKLPESSTYLLCYILSHHNGLTSSL, via the exons GCGAGTGTGTGCTTCAGCGAGCTGTTATGGTGAGGAAGAAGTTGACTGCCAGGGAAGGAAGAGGTTGGGTGTCTGGGACGCTCTTCTGTACCCACTTCAGAGTGGCCTTCGTGCCCCAGGACAGTCCCAAACCTGAC GACAATGCAGATCCAGTGCTTTTAGGAGATCATGATGTGGCTCTGGCGTCCATAGAGAAGGTTGTGGTTG TGGGCCCGAACAGGACCAAGCTGGTGACCCCAAACTCCTCGCtgaagttcacaccagaggagcTGGTGCTTTACTGTAGGGACCTGCGAGTCATCTGCTTCCTGTTTGACCGCCTCACTCCTGACGCACAAGTCATAGAG ATAACCTACACCATCGCCAAGACCTACCAGCCTCCTAAACCAGGGTCCGTCTTATCTTTCCAGAACGCTGCCCTTGGGAGTGTAG AAATGAAGCAGTTTCTAAGCAACCGTCGCCGAAACACCCACATGAACTGGTTTGAGTCTGCCTCAGACTGGGAGCAAGAGCTGGAGAGATGCGGGGCCACTGGCTGGAGAGTCAGCTCAGTCAACGACCGCTTTGAGATGTCCACCAG CCTGTCGAGATCCATCGTGGTTCCACAGAAGGTTTTAGACACTGAGCTGAAGAAAAGCTTCGCCCACTTCAATGAAGGTCGCATCCCT CGCTGGTGTTGGCGACACCCCCGAGGCAGCGATTTACTGCGAATGGCCAGCTTCCAGAACAACATCTACCACGAGAAAGACGacatcag AAACCTGGAGATGATCCTGTTTGGTTGCcagtcctctctgtgtgtggtggtggagcTGGGCGAGGAGCTGCCCTCACCTGCAGATATCCAGCTGGCACACAGCCGCCTGCGCGCCCTCTGTCTGGGAG ATATCTCCACATCTGTGTCAGTGCCTGATGACAAATGGTTATCTACCTTGGAAAGCACCCACTGGCTAGACTACACCAG GGCCTGTCTGAGGAAAGCTTCGGAGGTAGCCTGCCTGCTTCGCGGCGGTCACCTGACTGTGGCACTGCAAG aggcGGACGACCGGGACATGGGCTGTGTGGTGTCCAGCCTGGTGCAGGTGATGTGCGACCCCCACTGTCGGACCCAGCACGGTTTCCAGAGCCTGGTGCAGAAGGAGTGGGTGATGGCCGGCCACCGCTTCTACAGCCGCATCAACTACCACCGCGACAACGACAAGGAGGAG GCTCCAGTCTTCCTGCTCTTCCTGGATTGTGTTTGGCAGCTCTTGTCCCAGTATCCCTCTCGCTTCCAGCTGACAGATGACTTCCTTTTGGCCTTGCACGACAGCATCCACCTGCCACTCTTCTCCAGCTTCTTGGCCAACTGCCAGCGGGAGAGATGCAAACGCTCCCAG AACCTCAGCCAGTCCTACACGCCAGTCAATGGCTGGAGAGATGTGCTTCATCCGGACTCTTCCTCAGATCCCTCTGACCCTCCTCTGCCCTCGGTGTGGGACTGGTCCCTGCAGTACAGCAAGCACAGACGGGACCGCTTCACCCAACCCGTCCCCCCACTCCCTCCTCTCCAACCGCTGCTCAACGGCAACCTGAACACCaacccagacacacacagg CTGACTGACACCATCCCCGGCTcagtcttcctcctctctcgaGGCACCTTCTCTTGTCCTGCTAACCTGCTTCCCTGGCGCAGCGGCAGCGGCAGTTCAGGCGTTTACAAGAAGAGCCACCGCAGGGCGCCGTCCTCTGAGAACGTGCCCGGACTGGAGAGGCTGCTGAAAGCCTGGGCCCTGGCTGAGGTTCCCCAAGGACTCACTTCCTCCTCCGGACCTCAAGGACCACTTGACCCCTATGAGCCCTTACTGCCTCTCCTCATGGGGCCCTGCATGGGCCTGTGGAGGGAGTGCTACCTCCGGGGGGCGCTCCATGCACAG ATTTGGCCCTCAAAACTTCCGGAAAGCTCCACGTATCTGCTGTGTTACATCCTCTCACATCACAATGGCTTGACGTCGTCTCTTTGA